One segment of Canis aureus isolate CA01 chromosome 27, VMU_Caureus_v.1.0, whole genome shotgun sequence DNA contains the following:
- the CCDC157 gene encoding coiled-coil domain-containing protein 157, producing the protein MAHLLGSQSCMDNLRKDLTDLQGAIVDVFSRAGPVRFPSWKFPDRVACDLDMVALLEHYDHVPGDPEFTQLSHAVLLELVIDRLLLLLQSCASYLENLGLEQTVPPARAVGPCMSVGLTVRRFWNSLLKLGMIYQQASPQKRVNQGENLTSKPTAKGEPARSPEFVTAKFIKPPSPMPDLPQTCQELDSLPISVPLQCPTRTAKNSRSVHSQTVETALVPCDACISVQGSLREVGKVIISLCQSQNLPSSLGQFQQLVQDSMGLRPLPATTMGHWAVEQSKDLTRLTKHIGALTQLVGPLRAQLEEAEGQKDGLKKQVGQLERALQQEQGERRRQADEAAQHLVEWEQNKQQLLKETSDLKMKVATLEGELEQQQESMQAMETKARQLQEEAARRAEAERQVQQLEEQVQLLAGRLDGASQQIHWASTELDKEKARIDSMVRHQESLQSKQRALLQQLDSLDQEREELRGSLDEAEAQRANMEEQLLSVQSEREQGQSQVLAQQELLQSLQREKQGLEQATTDLQLTISELERELVELRERERLLVAFPDLHRPIEAQIPSSGNVTDDMERQVQANDIRIRVLQEENGRLRSMLSKIREVAQQGSLKLIPQDQLWAPPSKGIQRAVPAAQAQKASPGPLGRRHLPSSRTPSAGRTLPCQLQASPLQQSCSRPSKSSLEDMTHSTNCAQNPIRALARLRRRLSPGQGQASPAYQPQERPT; encoded by the exons ATGGCACACCTGCTGGGCAGCCAGTCCTGCATGGACAATCTGCGCAAGGACCTCACTGACCTTCAGGGAGCCATTGTGGACGTGTTCTCTCGTGCTGGGCCTGTGCGCTTCCCCTCCTGGAAGTTCCCTGACCGCGTGGCCTgtgacctggacatggtggccCTGTTAGAGCACTATGACCACGTGCCAGGTGACCCCGAGTTCACGCAGCTGTCCCATGCTGTTCTGCTGGAGCTGGTCATCGACAG gctcctgctgctgcttcagAGCTGTGCAAGCTACTTGGAGAACCTTGGTTTGGAGCAGACGGTGCCCCCTGCCCGGGCTGTGGGGCCCTGCATGTCTGTGGGGCTCACAGTGCGGCGCTTTTGGAACAGCCTGCTGAAGCTGGGCATGATCTATCAGCAGGCATCCCCTCAG AAAAGGGTAAACCAAGGTGAGAACCTCACCTCTAAGCCCACAGCCAAGGGCgaaccagccaggagccctgaaTTTGTGACTGCCAAGTTCATCAAGCCCCCCTCCCCGATGCCAGACCTGCCCCAGACCTGCCAAGAGCTGGACAGCCTCCCCATCAGCGTCCCCCTACAGTGTCCAACCAGGACTGCCAAGAACAGTAGGAGCGTTCACTCCCAGACTGTGGAGACAGCGCTGGTGCCCTGCGATGCATGCATCAGTGTCCAGGGCAGCCTGCGGGAGGTGGGCAAGGTGATCATCAGCCTGTGTCAGAGCCAGAACTTGCCCTCGTCCTTAGGCCAGTTCCAGCAGTTGGTACAGGACAGCATGGGCCTCAGGCCACTGCCGGCCACCACCATGGGCCACTGGGCAGTAGAGCAGAGCAAAGACTTGACACGCCTCACTAAGCACATAGGTGCCCTCACTCAGCTTGTTGGGCCACTTAGGGCCCAGCTGGAGGAGGCTGAGGGGCAGAAGGATGGACTGAAGAAGCAGGTGGGCCAGCTGGAACGGGCACtgcagcaggagcagggggagcggcGGCGACAGGCGGATGAGGCTGCACAGCACCTGGTGGAGTGGGAGCAGAACAAGCAGCAACTGCTCAAAG AAACAAGTGACCTCAAGATGAAGGTGGCCACCCTGGAGGGGGAGCTGGAGCAGCAACAGGAGTCCATGCAGGCCATGG AGACAAAGGCCCGGCAGCTTCAAGAGGAGGCTGCGCGCAGGGCAGAGGCCGAGAGGCAAGTGCAGCAGCTGGAGGAGCAGGTGCAACTGCTGGCCGGGCGGCTGGATGGGGCCAGCCAGCAGATCCACTGggccagcacagagctggacaagGAGAAGGCCCGTATTGACAGCATGGTCCGCCACCAGGAG TCCCTGCAGTCCAAACAGCGAGCCCTGCTGCAGCAGCTGGACAGCCTGGACCAGGAGCGTGAGGAGctgaggggcagcctggatgaGGCCGAGGCCCAGCGGGCCAACATGGAGGAGCAGCTGCTGAGTGTACAGAGTGAGAGGGAACAGGGACAGAGCCAGGTCTTGGCCCAGCAG GAGCTGCTGCAGAGCCTGCAACGGGAGAAGCAAGGCCTAGAGCAGGCCACGACGGATCTGCAGCTGACCATATCGGAGCTGGAACGCGAGCTTGTGGAGCTGAGGGAGCGGGAGCGGCTGCTGGTGGCCTTCCCAGACCTGCACAGACCCATTGAAGCCCAGATCCCAA GCTCCGGCAACGTTACAGACGACATGGAGAGGCAGGTCCAGGCCAACGACATCCGCATCCGAGTCCTGCAGGAGGAGAATGGGAGGCTCCGGTCTATGCTGTCCAAAATTCGGGAGGTAGCTCAGCAGGGGAGCCTAAAG CTGATCCCGCAGGACCAGCTCTGGGCCCCTCCAAGCAAGGGAATCCAGAGAGCAGTGCCTGCAGCTCAGGCCCAGAAAGCATCCCCAGG GCCCCTGGGCAGGCGGCACCTGCCTAGCAGCAGGACACCCAGTGCGGGCCGGACCCTACCATGCCAGCTCCAGGCATCCCCACTTCAGCAGTCCTGCAGTCGGCCCAGCAAGTCCTCCCTGGAGGACATGacccactcaaccaactgtgctcAGAACCCCATCCGGGCCTTGGCCAGGCTGAGGAGGAGACTGTCACCAGGCCAGGGACAGGCCAGCCCTGCATACCAGCCCCAGGAGCGGCCCACATAG
- the RNF215 gene encoding RING finger protein 215 isoform X2, translated as MGPAARPAPRSPPPPPPPPPPPSPLLLLLPLLPLWLGLAGPGAAADGSEPEAGAGRGGARAVRVDVRLSRQDALVLEGVRIGPEAGPAPPLGGRLLLMDVVDAEQEVPVEGWIAVAYVGKEQAAQFHQESQGSGRQAYPKALVQQMRRALFLGASALLLLILNHNVVRELDISQLLLRPVIVLHYSSNVTKLLEALLQRTQATAEITSGESLSANIEWKLTLWTTCGLSKDGYGGWQDLVCLGGSRAQEQPLQQLWNAILLVAMLLCTGLVLQAQRQASRQSQREPGGQVDLLKHRVVRRLASLKTRRCRLGRAAQGPPEPGAETCAVCLDYFCNKQWLRVLPCKHEFHRDCVDPWLMLQQTCPLCKFNVLGNRYSDD; from the exons ATGGGCCCCGCCGCTCGCCCCGCGCCGAGgtcgcccccgccgccgccgccgccgccgccgccgccgtcgccgctgctgctgctgcttcccttGCTGCCGCTCTGGCTGGGCCTGGCgggccccggggccgcggcggACGGCAGCGAGCccgaggccggggcggggcggggcggggcgcgcgccgTGCGGGTGGACGTGAGGCTGTCGCGGCAGGACGCTCTGGTCCTGGAGGGCGTCAGGATCGGCCCCGAGGCCGGCCCGGCACCCCCGCTGGGCGGCCGCCTGCTGCTG ATGGACGTCGTGGATGCTGAGCAGGAGGTACCCGTAGAAGGCTGGATTGCAGTGGCATACGTGGGCAAGGAGCAGGCCGCCCAGTTCCACCAGGAGAGTCAGGGCAGCGGTCGGCAGGCCTATCCCAAGGCCCTGGtccagcag ATGCGGAGGGCACTCTTCCTGGGAGCTTCTGCCCTGCTCCTCCTCATCCTGAATCACAACGTGGTCCGAGAG CTAGACATATCACAGCTTCTGCTCAGGCCAGTGATTGTCCTCCATTACTCTTCCAACGTCACCAAGCTGTTAGAGGCACTGCTGCA GAGGACTCAGGCCACAGCTGAGATCACCAGTGGAGAGTCACTGTCAGCCAACATCGAGTGGAAGCTGACCCTGTGGACCACCTGTGGCCTCTCCAAGGATGGCTATGGAGGATGGCAGGACTTGGTGTGCCTGGGAGGCAGTcgggcccaggagcag CCCCTGCAGCAGCTGTGGAATGCCATCCTGCTGGTGGCCATGCTCCTCTGCACAGGCCTCGTGCTCCAGGCCCAGCGGCAGGCATCAAGGCAGAGCCAGCGGGAACCTGGAGGCCAG gTGGATCTGCTCAAGCACCGCGTGGTGCGGAGGCTGGCATCCCTCAAGACCCGGCGCTGCCGTCTCGGCAGGGCAGCACAGGGCCCCCCAGAACCTGGTGCTGAGACCTGCGCTGTGTGTTTGGACTACTTCTGCAATAAGCAG TGGCTCCGGGTGCTGCCCTGTAAGCATGAGTTTCACCGAGACTGCGTGGATCCCTGGCTGATGCTTCAACAGACCTGCCCGCTGTGCAAATTCAACGTCCTGG GGAACCGCTACTCAGATGATTAG
- the RNF215 gene encoding RING finger protein 215 isoform X1 — protein sequence MGPAARPAPRSPPPPPPPPPPPSPLLLLLPLLPLWLGLAGPGAAADGSEPEAGAGRGGARAVRVDVRLSRQDALVLEGVRIGPEAGPAPPLGGRLLLMDVVDAEQEVPVEGWIAVAYVGKEQAAQFHQESQGSGRQAYPKALVQQMRRALFLGASALLLLILNHNVVRELDISQLLLRPVIVLHYSSNVTKLLEALLQRTQATAEITSGESLSANIEWKLTLWTTCGLSKDGYGGWQDLVCLGGSRAQEQKPLQQLWNAILLVAMLLCTGLVLQAQRQASRQSQREPGGQVDLLKHRVVRRLASLKTRRCRLGRAAQGPPEPGAETCAVCLDYFCNKQWLRVLPCKHEFHRDCVDPWLMLQQTCPLCKFNVLGNRYSDD from the exons ATGGGCCCCGCCGCTCGCCCCGCGCCGAGgtcgcccccgccgccgccgccgccgccgccgccgccgtcgccgctgctgctgctgcttcccttGCTGCCGCTCTGGCTGGGCCTGGCgggccccggggccgcggcggACGGCAGCGAGCccgaggccggggcggggcggggcggggcgcgcgccgTGCGGGTGGACGTGAGGCTGTCGCGGCAGGACGCTCTGGTCCTGGAGGGCGTCAGGATCGGCCCCGAGGCCGGCCCGGCACCCCCGCTGGGCGGCCGCCTGCTGCTG ATGGACGTCGTGGATGCTGAGCAGGAGGTACCCGTAGAAGGCTGGATTGCAGTGGCATACGTGGGCAAGGAGCAGGCCGCCCAGTTCCACCAGGAGAGTCAGGGCAGCGGTCGGCAGGCCTATCCCAAGGCCCTGGtccagcag ATGCGGAGGGCACTCTTCCTGGGAGCTTCTGCCCTGCTCCTCCTCATCCTGAATCACAACGTGGTCCGAGAG CTAGACATATCACAGCTTCTGCTCAGGCCAGTGATTGTCCTCCATTACTCTTCCAACGTCACCAAGCTGTTAGAGGCACTGCTGCA GAGGACTCAGGCCACAGCTGAGATCACCAGTGGAGAGTCACTGTCAGCCAACATCGAGTGGAAGCTGACCCTGTGGACCACCTGTGGCCTCTCCAAGGATGGCTATGGAGGATGGCAGGACTTGGTGTGCCTGGGAGGCAGTcgggcccaggagcag aAGCCCCTGCAGCAGCTGTGGAATGCCATCCTGCTGGTGGCCATGCTCCTCTGCACAGGCCTCGTGCTCCAGGCCCAGCGGCAGGCATCAAGGCAGAGCCAGCGGGAACCTGGAGGCCAG gTGGATCTGCTCAAGCACCGCGTGGTGCGGAGGCTGGCATCCCTCAAGACCCGGCGCTGCCGTCTCGGCAGGGCAGCACAGGGCCCCCCAGAACCTGGTGCTGAGACCTGCGCTGTGTGTTTGGACTACTTCTGCAATAAGCAG TGGCTCCGGGTGCTGCCCTGTAAGCATGAGTTTCACCGAGACTGCGTGGATCCCTGGCTGATGCTTCAACAGACCTGCCCGCTGTGCAAATTCAACGTCCTGG GGAACCGCTACTCAGATGATTAG